From one Humulus lupulus chromosome 8, drHumLupu1.1, whole genome shotgun sequence genomic stretch:
- the LOC133794162 gene encoding F-box protein SKIP27-like: MVLGKKSRSCNSSCCDLISGVDNESSEMGLVKYGRTQRKRVGLYNSGSDSISRTPLKKHCARERMILNSEKETCALQALPEEILIQIVSGVDHEDLNQLNQVAKFIREAALVAEKIHFAFSTPKKGRAFTTAIDLEDVSEDIEAPNAPKQTRARGSRLTAKKLGSISVNLFGEPDKDSSGNKDTTNQF; the protein is encoded by the exons ATGGTTTTGGGAAAGAAAAGCAGAAGTTGTAACTCAAGTTGTTGTGATTTGATTAGTGGGGTTGATAATGAGAGTTCAGAAATGGGACTGGTAAAGTATGGACGAACACAGAGGAAGAGGGTTGGTCTTTATAATAGTGGCAGCGATTCCATTAGCAGGACTCCATTGAAGAAACATTGTGCTCGAGAGAGAATGATTTTAAACTCAGAAAAAGAAACGTGTGCTCTTCAAGCTCTTCCGGAGGAAATTCTG ATTCAGATTGTAAGTGGTGTTGACCATGAGGATCTCAATCAGCTTAATCAAGTAGCAAAATTCATCAGAGAAGCG GCTTTGGTTGCGGAGAAAATACATTTCGCTTTTAGCACGCCGAAAAAGGGTCGTGCCTTCACAACCGCCATTGATTTAGAGGATGTGAGCGAAGATATTGAAGCTCCTAATGCTCCAAAACAGACTAGGGCAAGAGGGTCTCGGCTCACGGCAAAGAAGCTCGGTAGTATATCAGTGAACTTGTTTGGTGAGCCGGACAAGGACAGCAGTGGAAATAAAGATACAACCAACCAATTCTGA